The genomic interval TGATGTGTGCTATAGACGACGCGGAGGCAGCGCCTCCCTTTATCACTGGAGCAGGAACCTCTGCCTTTTTTACCAGTACATGCGTGTTTTCTTTCTCGCATCTGCGGCAGCCGTATATTCCCTGGGCATGGACCACGACCTTTACGCTGGCTGGGATGATATCTATCTCGCGTCTTTCATCGTATCCTATAAGATGCATTTTACTGCCGCATTCCGGACATGACTGCTCTTCTTCCGAAAGGGTGTATTCCACTCTCTCCGTGGGGAGACCATCAAAATCATCCTCCGGCTTTACGGCTCCTTCTTGTATATGTTATCTCACAAACTATGGGCTCCGGCTTTTTGACGTCTGACTCATTTTCCACCTCGTCAAAAAGAAGAAGCTGACAGGAATCCGCTTCGCTTTTCTCGCTCGAACTGGCATAATGCCTGTGACGGCTCAGCCTTATGCACTCTTCATAATAAGCGACCTTCTTCTCCAGCTTCTGTCGTTCAAGCTCAAGACCGGAATTCTTTTTCCTCAAGCTCCGCATATTTATTCTTTAACTCTTCCAGTTCCCGTATAAGCTCTTCCATAAGATTATGATACAGGAAAATACGCCTTAGTTACATCAATACCAACGTCTTGCTATTTTCGACTATTACCTTACGCCGTCACCTCGGGAAAAACCTCGTCCATACTGAGTCTGCGGCGTAGCTTCATGCCTGAAAACAGACAAGAAAATTCATCCTTTAGTGATGACCATCCTCTTCACACTCCCCTCCGCGGGCCATGGAAAAGTACCGCGTTCAAGCCTCTTCTGATACAGTCAGAAACCATCGTCGTCCCACTCGATGATCTTCACCCTGTTACGGCTCTTATTACAGAAGATAAACATAGACACACCACTGAAATCACAGACAAGCCTGTGATTTACGATGGCAGCCAGACCATCGACCCCCTTACGCATATCCGTAGCTCCGTAGACAATATATATCTCTTTATTAATGCTCTCGATCATAAAACTGCTCCCTTCTGTGCTGCTTGATGAAAGGAGTTTACGAGCTTTTTGACTTAATTTACTGGTGCGGTATTTTTGATGCTTACCTAGGAAAGGGCTAAACTATGAGCGAAAAAAAAGATAAACCGACAGTACCCTCAAGCTATGAAGAGGTCATAAAAAGTGGCGTCTACCTGTTGTCAAAGCCTTATCAATTTGAGAAAGGGGCGGAGGTTTTCTCGATTCCGCTGCCATTCTCGGCCGCTACCGGCGGGGATGTCGTACGTGCTTAGGACCTTTTTGAAGGAATGGGTAACTCAATAACCGGTCCTTGTGAACTCAATAAAAAATTTCAGTCATTTTTTGCAGCGACGCTTGCGGGAGTCAAGCCTGACTTTATTGCGGGGTTGCCAATGGCAGATTTCTCACGCATCACGCTTTACTGCCAGCGTTTTTTATTAGGGCAGGACTAAGGCAAGAGATAGACCCTGCCAAAACAATCCGGTCGATCGCGGTCTACCTGGCGCGTTTGACCTATACTTCCATACAATATTTTTATTCGCTGACACTGCGCGAACTGGGTAAAATATTTGAAGAGGTAGACCAGCAAAGTAACAGACCGTCGTAAGGCGGTCTGTTACTTTATGGGGATAGTTTTTGGAGTAATTGCTCTATTAAAAAACTGCGAAGAAATAAATAAAAAAAATATCAGCGCAAATAGATATTTTACTATTGTGCCTAAATTGTAGGCTATAAACCGGGCCAAATGGAAGAAACAACTAAGAATCAGATAGGCTGCAAACAAAATCCAAAGAAAATATTTCTTAAGTCCTGTAGATTCGGCAAGACAAGTCCTAAATGCCATCTCTGCCATCCCCCTTATCTGAATATTCTATCACGTTATATGAAAGAAGGTGAAGTATATTGGCTCAAAGCTTATATCAGCTCGCTGTTGAGCTGCAGGGAAAATGCGACAGTACATTCGGAACGTCAATAAATGAAGCTACGAAGCATCTTAACGAAATGAACAATGAAATCAGCCTTGTCTGCAAGGGACAGGAAAATATATCACTGCTTGCCGCCTCCTACGTAAAGCTGAGTGCGGCTTCTGCAAAATACGGCGAATCAATTCATAAACTTACAAGAAAGCAGGCCGATATAATCGGCTATCAAAAGCAGGAGGCAGCCAGCCTCAAGTCAGTTGATTCCCTGAAAAATCTTTGCCGTACAATCCAATGGCTTGAAAGCGTCTATGGGCCGCTAAGTAAAGAGCAGGAGAAAACGCTTGCGTCGGCGAGGAAAGAGCTAGATTGGTGGTGCCTGCCTGGGTTGAATTTTAATTTTGAGCACTATCTCTAAAAATTTTCCTGCAGCTAGATAGGAGTGTTGTTAATTCTCCATTATTGCAATCCTCAATATTAAGAGGCGGTTGGTACTTACCGATGTATTTTTCCTCAATCAGCTTGGGAGTATTAGTTTCATATATTTTAAAATAGGAGTATTTCTTTAGCCAATTTGTAATAATAATATTCGACTGTTCATCTACTTCATAAGATATTTTATTATTATAAATTATTTTAAAAGATTTAAATCCCATTATAGAAGCAATTGTTCGTCTCAATGTAGATTTTGGCGTTATAGAAAAATGTTCTTCTATCCTTGACTTTATAGTTCTTGCTGTTTTTCCAATATATAGCAGAGGACCTATGTGATGTATTGAATCGTAATGCATAATTTTTAACTGTATTAACTTCATTACTTTAGGATTTTTTATCCCGAAGAAGTACAAGCCTCTATGTTCTTTTAAAAAAAGAGCATACACACCAGGTTGATATGAATCGTAATAGTCAATAAATTTATGAATATCGACTTCGTTGTAATCTTTCATTCCATTCTCTCCTAATCATGACGATATAAGCATTATCTGTTTTTTTTATATAATTGAAAAGTGCTAAATATGAAATTACACGGTGGTAAATGATAATAATCAAGCAGCTGGGCCTTAATTTAGGAGTTAGTATGCCGTATAATGTTATTACGTATGAATGGGTTAATGTAGTTAAGTTAATAAAATTATTAATAAGTACATAAAATGTATTGCCGGAGATAATACCGGATACAACATAAAATATAAGTATTTGTAATATTAGTATTACTAATTATTTTTAATTATTGCAGGTTCCCACACGCCTCCGCCATATAGAACATACGGTTACAAACAAATCCAAATCATACAAAAAAATCAGTGATACCAATAAAATTTGTCTTTCAATTGTCCGGTATAATCCAGACGATATTGACACAATCCAGAAAAGTACCGTACCATAGACCGTACCATGAGCATGTTTTGAAAAACTGCGGTACGGTCATCGTACCAGTACCGCGAATAAGGAAGGTAAAACATTGCTTCCGCTATTAACATAAATTGTCAACGGACGCCGTTTTCTCTGCCAATACGGCAATATCTGGATGACTATCTGTGAAAGGATATTAGCCTAAACAGTTTTACCGTATCATATTTGACATTGGCATTATTTCCCCCTGCTCCAGAGCATCTCATTATCGATAAATTCTATATTCAGCCTGCCGCCGTCGTGCAGCCATGACAGGTATGACTTTATCGTACTTCCGACAAGCACATACTGGTTGTGGTCCATCGTCAGGCTGTAGTGATCGAAGACCTCTTTCAGTATCCGCTCAAAGCTCTTGGGCGCGGCGCAGATGTCGCAGATGAGCGCCGCGATCTCGTGTACCTTTGCGCGGTTGACGGCGATCAGCTCTTTGATGTCAGTCGTCGCCTCGTTGTGCGCGGGGATGAATATTTTTGCCTCCAGCCCCTCCAGCATTTCGAGCGTCGCGAGGAATTTTGCCACGTCGTAGATGAATATGATGTGGTACTTTGTAATGATATCGGCGCTGAAAATCGCGTCGGCGAGGAAGCAGGTCCCGTCGTCGGCCATGATCCCGATCATGTCTAAGTAGTGTCCCGGGAGCTTTATTATCTCAAGCCCCGGCGGCAGCGCCGATTCTATGTCCTCGGTGCTCTCCGTTGGTTTGGCCAGCAGGAATTTATTGCGCAGCTCGGCGTAGGGATAGCCGCCGTAGAGAAGGGAGCTCTCAAGCTCCGGGTGCCTCGCGATGGCGTTTTCTATATCGGTGGAGAGCACGCGGCAGCCGGTGCGGCTTTGGATGAACTGATTGCCGCCGACGTGGTCGGCGTTTGAATGGGTGTTGATGATGCAGGAGACCCGCCATCCCGCCTCCGTCACCTTTTTGAGTATCTTGCGGCCGGCCTCTTTGTCGTTGCCGGCGTCGATGAGGCAGACCTCGCCGCCGCCGAGAGCGTAGACGCCGACGTTCGCGGGATTTTTTATATACCAGCTTTTTTCTCCGGTCTGGATAAGTTCATACATTCGTCATGCCTCCGATTAGCGTAAAATTAGTAGTAGTCTCTGATAATTTTATCATGAATTATGTTATGATTATCTATTGTAAAGGCGGTGGATGTGATGTTTATTACCTTCGAGGGCATCGACGGATGCGGTAAATCCACGCAGGCAAGACTGCTCTTCGAGCTTTTGAATAAAGAGGGCGGAGCCGTCCTCACGCGTGAACCAGGCGGCTGGGAGGGCGGGGGTACGCTGCACGATATCGTGCTTAGCGGCGATCTGCGTCATCCGTGGAGCGAGCTCTTTTTGTTTATGCTCGACCGCACCGAGCACGCCGCGAGGGTGATTTCGCCCGCCATCTCAGAGGGACGCCATGTCGTTTGCGAACGTTACCATGATTCCACCCTCGCCTATCAGGTGTGGGGCAGGGGGATGCCTTTTGAGCCGCTGTGGGAGATGGCGAAGCTCGCGGCGCTGCCGGAGCCGGACGTTACGCTGTTTTTCAAGATAGAGCCAGCGCTTGCGCTCTCCCGCGTCGGAAAACGCGGGAAACCTGATTCTTTCGAACGTGAGGGTCTTGCCTTCATGGAAAGGATTGACAGAGGGTATCGCTCGCTGGCGGAGATGGAGCCGCGGCGCTGGGCCGTGATAGAATGCGGCGACAGAAACCCTGCGGAGATTTTTGCGCAGGTGAAGGACGTCCTCGCTGAAAGGGGACTCCCTCTGTGAACCAGGAGACTGTAGCCCTCATAGAGTCCTCGCAGGGCTGGCGTGAGCTGGCGAACGCGGCGGCCTCCGGACGGACGCCTCAGTCCGTGGGGGTTACCATCCCTCATGTCATGCAGGAGACCTTCGCCGAAATGTATGGACGGCTGGTGCTTAAGGATGACAGCCTCTGGAATGATGGAAAGCACCCCGATATGATAAATGCCGGTACGTTGGCGGCTCCGCCCTCTATTGACGAGTGCCGCAGGCTGCAGGGTGAGCTTGCGCTGTATCCGCTCTCTTCGCAGCGCCGTCTCGCCGTCGTCTGGATGGCGGGCAAGCTTTCGGTCGAGGCCTCGAACAGCCTCCTGAAGATCACCGAAGAGCCTCCTGAACATGGCAACATTCTCTTTATGTCGGAGGAGGACAGCCTCATTCCGACGATCAAGAGCCGTATCTGGTCGATACATATAGATCTGCCCGAAGAAATTTTAAAATCCCACCCGATGCCCGCAGATATGATGGAATGGGCGAAGTGGATGGATTCGGGCCGCAAGCCGAGCCCCGAGATCCTCTATCTGGAGATGCAGGGCTGGGTGCGCGATTTTGTGGATAAGAACGATTATATAAAGGCATCGGAGCTGGATTCGCTGATACGCCTCATGGAGCAGAGAAGACTCTCCGTGCCGGTGATACAGGATTTGGTTTTTGCTCTATTCAAGGAGGAAGTTCCCAATGAACAAATACTTGGCAATTTATGGTAAGCCCCGTTATTTGGGGCTTGTCGAGTATGACGGAGAGATAAAAAAGGGGTCCACGCTCATCGTGGAATCGGTGCGCGGCGAAGAGCTTGCCATCGCGGTGGGGGAGATCAACGCCGAACAGGAGGCGGCCTACCGTCTGCTGCGCAACGCCTCGGAACACGGCGACGGGATGGCGAAAAATTCCGAGCCGGTGGTGACGGACCTCGCCTTTATGGCCTTTGCCTCCGACGATGATATCGAGACGGCCGGTAGTTACCGCGCCGAGGAGGACCGGATACTCAAAGAGGCGAAGGAGTTACTGAAGCCCCATAACCTGGAGATGAAGCTCATCGACGTGGAGTTCCTCCGCGCGAAGCGCAAACTTTTCTTTTATTTCTCATCTGAGCAGCGCGTTGATTTCCGCGCCTATGTGCGCGATCTCGCGCGCGAGTTCAAGACGCGTATCGAGCTGCGTCAGGTTGGGGTGCGCGACGAGGCGAAGATCATCCGCGGCGTCGGCCCCTGCGGCCAGCCCTGCTGCTGCAGCTACTGGCTGAACCAATTTGCCCCCATCTGTATAAAAATGGTGAAAGAGCAGAACCTCGCGCTGAATCCCGCCAAAATATCGGGGATCTGCGGCAGGCTCATGTGCTGCATGTGCTACGAGCACGAGGCCTATCACGAGGCATGGGAGGGATTTCCGAACCCCGGCACGAAGATAAAAACGCCTAACGGCAATGTGATCGTCGCCGGTATCGACCTGCCGACAAAGAGCCTGCGCTGTTTCATCGTCGGCAAGGGAGAGGTCAAGATCCCGAAGGATAAATTCGCCGAGTTTAAAGAGGTGGTCACCTCCGGCGGCGAATGGGTGGTGCCGGAAGAGGAGATCGAGGAGCCTGATCTCAAGATTCAGGATATCTTCCCGAAGTGTATGCAGTGCGCCGGCCACCACGAAAGGGCCGCCTCTGAACCTAAACGGGAGGAAAACGCCGGTAAGCGGCGCTCAGAGGATGGCGAGACAAACGGGGAACAGAGACCTCGCGGAAATAAAAAGAGAAAAAAGCATCATCCGAAACACGAAAATCAGACTGTCAGCGAGGGGCAGGAGGGACTTCGTGAAGAAACTCCACAAAAGGTGAAAAATGCTGCGGATAACAGGCCGCCGAAGGAAGATAAGGCGGCTCCGGGCGGTGAAGAACGGCCGAAGCGCCACTTCCAGCGCCGCCGCCGTCCGAACGCGAAAAAGGGCGGCGACAACGCGGCGGCCGCAAAGGCGGAGGCGTAAGGATGGGGATATTTAAGAGCTTTGCCGATAAGCTTAAAAACACCGGCAACAGATGGACGCAGAGCGTATCGAATCTTTTTTCCGACGATCCGGTGACCGACGATTTCTGGGATGAACTGGAAGAGAACCTGATCCTCGGCGACGTCGGCATAGATACCACCGAGGCGCTGATAGCCGACCTCAAGCAGGTGATGGTTGACCGCCGGATAACGAACAAACGTGAATTGAAGGCCGCCTTCGCGGAGCTCCTGATCTCCCGCCTTGAGGCGGTGCCCGGTATGGGAAAACCGCTGGACCTCTCTCGCAAACCCTCCGTCGTGATCATGATCGGCGTTAACGGCAGCGGCAAGACGACCACCTCCGGAAAACTCGCCTCGCAGCTCAAGGCGCAGGGGCGGCATGTGATAATGGCCGCCGCCGACACCTTCCGCGCCGCCGCGATCGAGCAGCTCAAAGCCTGGGGAGAACGCGCCGGCGTGCGCGTCGTCGCGCAGGCGCAGGACAGTGACCCCGCCGCGGTTGTCTACGACTCAATAATGGCGGCCAAGGCCGCGGGCGACGACGTGATCATCGCCGATACCGCCGGACGCCTCCACACTAAGTCTAATCTTATGGAGGAGCTGTCGAAGGTCACGCGCGTCATCAAGCGTGAAATACCGGAGGGCCCCTCCGAGGTGCTCATCGTGCTGGATGCCGTAACGGGGCAGAACGGCTTTATGCAGGCCGAGACATTCAGCAAGGCGATGCCGATCACGGGCGTCGTCCTAACGAAATTTGACAATACATCCAAGGGCGGCATCGTCATCGCTATTGCCGACAGACTGAAAATGCCGATACGCTACGTGGGGCTTGGCGAGGGGATAGACGACCTCCAGCTCTTTGACCCGCGCACCTTTGTGGAGACGCTGCTTGATGCCGGAGATCACGAATAACGGGAGGCACCCGCGCGACCCGCTGGTGAAAAAGATCGTCGCCCTTCTCGTTCCGCGGGGAGATACGGCGGTATATGAGCATACGCGCGGACTGCTGGAAAATATCTGGGGCAGGCCGGAGCGTGTCAGCGAAAGGATACCCTTCGTATGGACCAACTACTACGAGGATATCGCGCCCGAACTGGACAGGATATTCTTCTCCTATCCTGGGCTTTGGCCGATGTCCGCGCTGCCGGACTGGAAGACCGCAAGCTGTCGGATTGAGAAAGAGACCGGCGAGAGCCGCCGCGTGAACCTCGACCCAGGCACGATCGACGGGGCGAGGCTCCTGCTGGCCTCGACGAAGGGGCAGGCCCACCGCGTCTACCTGCGCGACGGTATCTTCTGCGAGGTGACCCTCTGCCGGCGCAAGGGGCGCTGGGAAAGTTTTTTTTATACCTTCCCTGATTTCAAAAGCGGCGCTTACGACTGCTGGCTGGAGCTGGTACGAGAGGACTGGAAAAGAGAGGTCCGCGCCGTGCCGCCCCATGTACTTGATAATGGACATTACTAAAACTAGGGCAATTTTATCGCAGAGGCAAAGCCGTTTGACGCCTCTGCCGCGAATTTACATAAAAGCAATTTATAAAGGGAGGCAATCTTTATGATACCGCGTTACGAAACACCGGAGATAAAAAAGATATGGACCGACGAGAACCGCTTCGGCCGCTGGCTTGACGTCGAGCTTGCGGCGACGCAGGCCTGGAACGAGGCCGGGGTAGTGCCGGACGAGGATTTCAAGAACATCAAAGAAAAGGCCGGTTTTAACGTTGAGCGAATCCGCGAGATAGAAGAGGTGACTCAGCACGACGTCATCGCCTTCGTGTCGAGCGTCGCCGAGACTATCGGCGAATCTGGCCGCTTTGTCCACCTCGGACTGACAAGCAGCGACGTCATCGATACCGCTTCCTCCCTCCTGCTCGGCGAGAGCATGGACGTAGTCCTCGGCGAGCTCAAAAAACTTCATAAAATACTTGGCGAAAAGGCCGTTGAGTACAGATTTACGCCCTGCCCAGGGCGTACCCACGGCATCCACGCCGAGCCGACCACCTTCGGCCTTAAACTGCTCAACCATTACGCCGAGCTGGGGCGTGACATCGAACGCCTGACACAGACGAAAAAAGAGATGATGGTAGGCAAACTATCGGGAGCCATCGGCACATACGCCAACTGCCCGCCCGCGATAGAGGCGCGCGTCTGCGAACTGCTTGGCCTCGGTATAGACCCAGTCTCCACACAGGTCATCCAGAGAGACCGCCACACGCGTATCGTCACCGACCTCGCCATCTTCGGCGGCACTCTTGAACGTCTGGCGCTCGAAGTCCGCCACCTCCAGCGCACAGAGGTGCTTGAGGCGCTCGAACCCTTCAAGAAGGGGCAGAAGGGGTCGTCCGCGATGCCGCACAAAAAGAACCCTATCCTCTGCGAGAGAGTCTGCGGCATGTCGCGCCTGCTGCGCGGATTTGCCGTGCCGGCGCTTGAGGATATCGCCCTCTGGCATGAGCGCGACATCAGCCACTCCTCCGTGGAGCGCGTAATGTGGCCCGATGCCTTCCACCTTGCCCACTACATGACGAAGATCATGATCAAGGTAATGAGCGGCCTTGTGGTGAACGCCGACAAGATGATGGAGGACATTGATATCACAAAGGGCCTCCTTTTCTCGGGGCGTGTGCTGATCACCCTAGTCGAAAGAGAGGGCGTCAGCCGCGAGGATGCATACGCGATCGCTCAGAGCAACGCCATGCGCTGCTGGAACGAGAAGGTCCCCCTGCTCGAACTGCTTAAATCCGACCCGAGAATAACGAAAATGACTGATTCCGAGCTGGAATCTTTGTTTGATTTGGGGTATTATTTAAAGCACATAGACGAGGTATTCAGCCGCTTTCCGGAGCTGAGCGTGGCTGCGGCCTCAAAATAACAATATGGAGGGGTTTTATATGTCTGCACCAGACAGAAACCTAGCGCTTGAAATGGTCAGAGCGACGGAAGCCGCCGCTATGGCCGCAGGCCGCTGGATGGGACGCGGGGATAAGAACGGCGTTGACGGAGCTGCGGTCAACGCGATGCGGTTTATTCTCAATACCGTCAACATGGACGGAGTAGTTGTTATTGGTGAAGGCGAGAAAGACGAAGCGCCGATGCTTTTCAACGGCGAAAAGCTGGGCTGCGGAAGCGAACCTCTGGTCGATATAGCCGTTGACCCGATCGATGGCACGCGCCTCACCGCTAACGGACTGCCGAACGCCGTCAGCGTAGTGGCCTTCGCGGAGAGGGATACCCTCTATGATCCGCAGCACATCTTCTACATGAACAAAATTGCCACCGGCCCCTACGCGGCGCACGCGATCAACATCGACGCCACGCCGACCGACAACATCCGGGCCGTCGCGCGCGCGCTGAGAAAATCGGTGGAAGACGTCACAGTCGTCGTCCTCGACAGGCCGCGCCACGAGGAGCTCATCAAAGAGATCCGCTCGCTCCATGCGCGTATCCGCCTCATCCCCGACGGCGACGTTGCGGGCGCCCTTTCGACCTGCAAGCCCAACGCCGGCATCGACCTCCTCATGGGAGTCGGCGGTTCGCCGGAGGCGGTCATCACCGCCTGCGCCTTCAAATGCGTCGGCGGCAATATGCAGTGCAAACTCTGGCCGCGCAACGACGAAGAGCGCGAGAAGTGCAAAGAGAAGGGCATGGACGTCAATAAAGTCCTCCATCTCAATGACCTCGTAAAAAGCGAGAACGTCTTCTTCGCGGCGACCGGCGTCACCGACGGCAACTGGCTCAAAGGCGTACGCTACTCCGGCGAGGGCATCGAGACCTCCTCGCTGGTCATGCGCGCAAAGAGCGGCACGCTGCGCTACATCAACGCGGTACACAACGTCCAGAAACTGGACGAGATCAGCGGCATCAAATACGGCGCGGCCTCGTCGACCTGCTCGTTCCTGTAAACGTAACATCGGATTACACGCCACAACATACATGCGGCCAGAACGCGCTATAAACGCGCTCCGGCCGCATTATTATGCAATTACGCTCAATCCCTGTCCTTTAACAACATCTCAGTTTTATCCTTGATTTCATCGGCCGCCGCGCGTGCTTTTCTGAGATTTAGCCCAATCTTCCTAGCTACGGATAAAACATCCTCCATACGAGGGTTCTTCCCCTCGCCGTCAACGGTCGTGGCATGTTCCCCCCCAATAGAATTACTATACGTAAGATCATAAGCCGGCGAAAGCCGCCAACTGTTACATCTCTCATCAAAGATAAACGTAAAGTTCTTTGAATGATCGTCCCTGTTATGGGCGAATACGTTAAAGCACATCAAGCGGAACATCCGCTCTACCTCATTAAAATCCCTTGTCAGTTCCAGGGTGAGTTTCATCAGCATATTATAATCCAGATTTGGAACGCGGTGGCTGGTTTCCAGCAGAGCGCTTACCGAAGCCATATGCACGCGCCGCTTCTCTCCTCCGGAGACAACGCGGTCAAAACGCTTTACGCCAAAATACCCGCCGCAGACCTTAGAGGGAAAAAGCCTGGTCTCCGGCATTTCGATGCCGCATTCCCGCGCGCAAAGAGAATAGCGGTATTCTTCTTCTCCTATATCTTCTCTATCCATGGAAGCTGGAAATTTGATGATCCATTCCTCTCCGTCAACCGTCGTTAAAATTTTGGGCCTTGCACCTCCTGACGAGCCTCCTAGCTTGAAAAGCAGGTCCAGATTATGTGGCGACTCGCAGGTGAGAACCTCCTGACATGACCTTGCCAACAGATCAAGGTCGTCATTTTCTACGGCACTTTCCAAACTTATCTCCGGTTCATAGACGAGCGCGCCCATCCCACCCCGCCCGACTATGGCAAGACGCTGCAAAATATCTATACCGTATGGATCGAGATGATTTTTCAGCAGTATACGATCTAAGAGCAAACGTCCCCAGCCATCCGGCAGACTGTCGGCGAAAATACCAAAACCGCCCTCGAATGGCTCGCGCCTCTTTTGTACAAAAACACCATCTTTTAACGGTAGGCTGAAAGGGTTGATCAAAAAACCGGCTGCCAGCCAGTCGCTGTTATACTCAAAGGCGGAAAAGCCATCGGGAGTCAGCGCAAGCCTCCCAACCGGACGGCCGTTATAGCCGATAGACAACGCCTTAACTTTTTTCATTTATGACATCCTCTATAGAGGCATAATGCTTTTTCGTAAAAAGAGAAAGAAAATCCTCTTCACAGCCAAGCACCACGGCAATATTCAGCAGAGATTTCAGAGAAATCTCCCCTCCGTTTTCAAATCTTTTGATGGAGCCCAAACTTACCCCAGACAACTTTGCCAGCCCGCTCTGCGTGAGCTTCCTCTCCTTCCTGCGCGCACGCACATTAGCGGCAAGAGCAAGGGTGATTTCAGGCGGAGTATGATGTTGAAAAAATGATATATTCATAGCTAATATTTTAGCTAAAAATATTAATTATGTCAAAATTAGCTAAAATACTAGCTATAATGATATTGATTGTAGCAGAGGTTTGCAATAAAAATTGCCGCCATTCCAGCAGTATATTATGGAAAGATTATGGCTAACGCTATTGTATGTTACTCTAAGTGCATTATGATTTTAAATCCCAACTACCCTCATCGAGCATAATAAAAACATATAACTCAGGGTGTCTACGCCAATCTTGTTGATTCGTGGTTTTATCTGTTGTTTACGACTTACTGACAAGACTATGCAATGTATGTTTGAAAAATCTACAAATGTTCAATGTCAATGTAAGTTTCTATGATTGAGAAGGGTTGTATTTGGGAAGTCAGGATTCAAAATATAAAGATAGAGAAAATAGTTATTTTAAAAGCGCGAAAATTTTTAAAATAATATATAATTGATTTAGTTGGAAAATGTTCTTGCCAGGGCGTAATTCAACCTTTTCAGAGGGATAAACCAGATGTCGGGCTATTACTTAGGAGGAGAATTATGATTCGGTTGACGCGAAAAGAGCTTTATAATGATATATGGACCGATACTTTGAGCAAAACGGCGTTAAAATATCAACTGTCTACGGTACAGTTAAAGAAAATCTGTAATAGTCTCAATATTCCCACCCCTTCTGGAGGATATTGGACAAAATTACGTTTGGGCCGCAATCCAGAAAGAACTCCGCTGCCGGATAACTTTGATAAAGACTATATAGAGATTGGTATGGCAGAGGAAACTCATCCTTTGGCAAATGAAGCTATGGATGAAATAGGTACAAAGGCAGAAAGTGAGGATGCCTTGCAAGCGGAATCCGATAATTATGTGTTTGATAAAGAAAATAAACTTAGTTTTATAAACTTAGAAAGACGGCTGGCTGTGGAAAAAATATGCAGCAACGCATTGGCACAGGCTCAAAAGATTAAATATACTGATGAACCATCCAATAAGATAGCGCAGCAGGAGAAAAAATTGGCTATAAAATGGTTTAAGTTGAACAAAATAGGAGAGAAAAGCAAGATTTCACTACAGAGTTATGAGGCACAATCCCATTATCGTCTTGATCATTATATATCTAATCCAGAAACAAGAAACTTAGCTGAATATATTGGCGAGGATTCTTTGAACAGGGTCATCAGTCTGTTGGATATTATCTATAATGCCCTGGTGAAGGTTGGTGGAACGCCTAAGATAGGATGTCTGGTTTCAGTTGATAATGAAATCGTAGACTTCTTAGTTACTGAAAAACAAGATCAGATAGCTCATGAACTTACGGCAAAAGAGG from Cloacibacillus sp. carries:
- a CDS encoding phage tail assembly protein — protein: MGNSITGPCELNKKFQSFFAATLAGVKPDFIAGLPMADFSRITLYCQRFLLGQD
- a CDS encoding IS66 family transposase zinc-finger binding domain-containing protein translates to MEYTLSEEEQSCPECGSKMHLIGYDERREIDIIPASVKVVVHAQGIYGCRRCEKENTHVLVKKAEVPAPVIKGGAASASSIAHIMTQKYMQGVPVIPPGALVHQRGNKA
- a CDS encoding MBL fold metallo-hydrolase: MYELIQTGEKSWYIKNPANVGVYALGGGEVCLIDAGNDKEAGRKILKKVTEAGWRVSCIINTHSNADHVGGNQFIQSRTGCRVLSTDIENAIARHPELESSLLYGGYPYAELRNKFLLAKPTESTEDIESALPPGLEIIKLPGHYLDMIGIMADDGTCFLADAIFSADIITKYHIIFIYDVAKFLATLEMLEGLEAKIFIPAHNEATTDIKELIAVNRAKVHEIAALICDICAAPKSFERILKEVFDHYSLTMDHNQYVLVGSTIKSYLSWLHDGGRLNIEFIDNEMLWSRGK
- the tnpB gene encoding IS66 family insertion sequence element accessory protein TnpB (TnpB, as the term is used for proteins encoded by IS66 family insertion elements, is considered an accessory protein, since TnpC, encoded by a neighboring gene, is a DDE family transposase.), whose protein sequence is MIESINKEIYIVYGATDMRKGVDGLAAIVNHRLVCDFSGVSMFIFCNKSRNRVKIIEWDDDGF
- the ricT gene encoding regulatory iron-sulfur-containing complex subunit RicT; translation: MNKYLAIYGKPRYLGLVEYDGEIKKGSTLIVESVRGEELAIAVGEINAEQEAAYRLLRNASEHGDGMAKNSEPVVTDLAFMAFASDDDIETAGSYRAEEDRILKEAKELLKPHNLEMKLIDVEFLRAKRKLFFYFSSEQRVDFRAYVRDLAREFKTRIELRQVGVRDEAKIIRGVGPCGQPCCCSYWLNQFAPICIKMVKEQNLALNPAKISGICGRLMCCMCYEHEAYHEAWEGFPNPGTKIKTPNGNVIVAGIDLPTKSLRCFIVGKGEVKIPKDKFAEFKEVVTSGGEWVVPEEEIEEPDLKIQDIFPKCMQCAGHHERAASEPKREENAGKRRSEDGETNGEQRPRGNKKRKKHHPKHENQTVSEGQEGLREETPQKVKNAADNRPPKEDKAAPGGEERPKRHFQRRRRPNAKKGGDNAAAAKAEA
- a CDS encoding GIY-YIG nuclease family protein — its product is MKDYNEVDIHKFIDYYDSYQPGVYALFLKEHRGLYFFGIKNPKVMKLIQLKIMHYDSIHHIGPLLYIGKTARTIKSRIEEHFSITPKSTLRRTIASIMGFKSFKIIYNNKISYEVDEQSNIIITNWLKKYSYFKIYETNTPKLIEEKYIGKYQPPLNIEDCNNGELTTLLSSCRKIFRDSAQN
- the tmk gene encoding dTMP kinase, whose translation is MFITFEGIDGCGKSTQARLLFELLNKEGGAVLTREPGGWEGGGTLHDIVLSGDLRHPWSELFLFMLDRTEHAARVISPAISEGRHVVCERYHDSTLAYQVWGRGMPFEPLWEMAKLAALPEPDVTLFFKIEPALALSRVGKRGKPDSFEREGLAFMERIDRGYRSLAEMEPRRWAVIECGDRNPAEIFAQVKDVLAERGLPL